Proteins found in one Quercus robur chromosome 2, dhQueRobu3.1, whole genome shotgun sequence genomic segment:
- the LOC126701654 gene encoding metalloendoproteinase 5-MMP-like: protein MAKNLLYLSKASLLLLIQLLATQSGSFTNAKRIPEFSKSLKDVVESQEGQRVQGLREVKHYLNKYGYLNYEDSNNFEEDEFDEALEVAIKTYQTFFHLKVTGKLDTDTIKKMSMPRCGVADIINGSLIHPQFSFFRGEPKWPYYKRHLQYAIVSSAIPNVNLTEVKKACSLAFGEWARFSDFRFEFTDYVGHADLILGFHRGEHGDGNAFDGPGGTLAHAFPPTNGRLHFDADEIWSDSSYRVRSNQVDLVGIAMHEIGHLLGLGHSRDELAIMFPSIAEGQFKRSLSFDDRDGLLTLYSS from the coding sequence ATGGCTAAGAATCTACTTTATCTTTCAAAAGCTTCCCTTCTTCTCTTAATTCAACTTCTTGCAACTCAATCTGGTAGTTTTACAAATGCCAAACGGATCCCAGAATTTTCCAAGTCCTTGAAAGATGTAGTGGAATCCCAAGAGGGTCAGAGAGTGCAAGGCTTACGTGAAGTCAAGCACTATCTCAACAAGTACGGATACTTAAACTACGAAGATTCAAACAACTTTGAAGAAGATGAGTTTGATGAAGCCTTGGAGGTCGCCATCAAAACATACCAGACATTTTTTCATTTGAAGGTTACAGGAAAGCTTGACACCGATACCATCAAAAAGATGTCAATGCCGCGTTGTGGAGTTGCTGATATTATCAATGGAAGTCTAATTCATccacaattttcattttttcgtGGTGAACCAAAATGGCCATATTACAAGCGTCACCTCCAATACGCGATTGTATCCAGTGCTATACCTAATGTGAATTTGACCGAAGTAAAAAAAGCTTGCTCACTTGCTTTCGGAGAGTGGGCGAGATTCTCTGATTTCCGTTTTGAATTCACAGATTATGTTGGACATGCTGACCTTATTTTAGGATTCCACAGAGGTGAACATGGTGACGGTAATGCTTTCGATGGGCCTGGTGGCACTTTAGCTCATGCGTTTCCTCCAACAAATGGCAGGTTGCATTTTGATGCAGATGAGATTTGGTCCGACAGTTCTTATCGCGTTCGTTCAAATCAAGTTGACCTGGTGGGCATTGCAATGCATGAGATAGGGCACCTTCTTGGACTCGGTCATAGTCGTGATGAGCTAGCCATTATGTTTCCCAGTATTGCTGAAGGACAATTTAAGAGGAGTTTGAGCTTTGATGATAGGGACGGTTTACTTACTTTATATTCTAGCTGA